The sequence ttgttCTTCAAATGAAAGAGGGCAAGGTggcttttgaaataaaatgttttttgttatattttttaaatcttcttGTAAGAATTGCATAAATTTTAATGCACAATTTTCCCCagtatatgttaaatattttgaaagttTATCATCATAAGaacatttaatgtaatatcCAAAACTATAAACATCATGTCtttgtatattaattgtgGATGGCTTTGTTGGATTATTTGAACACGATGCTATGGGACTTAATAATGCCTCAAAGTCTGCATATATAACAAagggtaatttattttttcgttgGAATTTATCAAAGTTTAATTTGCAGTCTGAAACAATTTCACCACAccaatttcttttattattagcgGTACTGGGTAATTGTGTATAAATGTGTCGACAATCATTTTTCTGGTGGTTTTTTAAACGTTCAAGCGATCGAAAgtataacaaacaaaaatcacATAAGTAAATAGCTTCTTTTGACTTTGAAATTTGACTACTTATTAatcttgatatattttttatgaaacaataATGCCCTATTTTACCTTGTGTTAAAGATAGCAAATTTATATGAGTCGACAttctattttttgtaaaatataggGGGCCTACAACAATATGTTTTCTTGTTTGCTCATTATATTCTAAACCAAAAACAtttatactaattttattCAGATTTTCAATTTTAGGTATATCACGAAATTTAACAgggaatttaatattatcgaactttaatttattactatgtttaaaataagaagATACACGATCTGAATTCTTAAGTACTGGGAATAATGCAGACAATAAAGCCCATTTAAAACATGCATCAtcagtattttttacattcacaacagcttttttaattttaatatcatgAGGTAAATCGATATAAGACCCACCCCGTAATgggttaaatttgtttacatttatatctaagtacagaatattttttaaactccaACCACTATCTTTCTTTTCAAATGAATTAACATAATTCACGAGAGATTTAGACAAcgatgtataaaatatatttaaatcatcctcaacacaaacaataaaattcataGATTGGAAATCAAAGGTATTAGTCATATTTTTAGTCTCCTGCACGAAGTcagcatacaaaataaaatttatttttaaaattgtatgaatctcggtaaaatttttaattagagtaaatattgtttcttttaCAGAAGTGAGAAATAAATCGGGTGTTTCAAAATCGGAATTATCCTCATGTTCTGAAGTAACTCTATATGTTAATATCCTGTTTCCAAAAGCATTCTCATATATCGTTACATTTGGTTTAAGAGAATGttgtattttaactaaattatttttatgcatGTTACTCCTTAGGTGGTTGGCAAAATACTTCTTGGATACACACATATTACATACACTACATATGACTGAGTTTAATGGTTTACCTCTATTATTTGAAGTAGATGCCTCCGGTGTAGAAGTTAATGGTGTTTCAGATTTAAATCGTTTCTTATTACCCATATGAGAATCATATTGTGGTTTTCGTTTATTACCTCGTCCAGTTTGTTCCTGCCtaagaaaaaacatttttattattaaataaaataaaattttataaagataaagcacgtaattacaaaatattacaattgaaACTTACAATTGCTTTTCCACTTCACCACATAACTCAACCATTGCACTGTCATAAAAAGCATTTTGAAGATTATTTTTCTTCAGTTCTTCATTTACAGATTCTTCATTTTGCAGTTCACATTCGCACATTACTCCCTCCATAATGTTCAATGAATTCAGGTTAACTCATCAATGATTTAAAGTCCAAGGAATGTAATGCTATTAATAGATCAAGAGCGTCATTACGACcaaattattacaatacaaaaacttaagtatttattttatatagtatattattatttaagtaatattttattatttagtttttaaaactgTAATGCTTTACAGTATCAACTTCTGATATTTCTTTAGTGATGTTATAAACTATACTTTCTATTTGATTATTCATATTTgaattacattttgtatagtatttaattcgAATATCAGCATTTTTCCAATGTTGCGATGTCGGAATTTCTCTTAATTTGTTAAGGTCATATACTTCAATTTTTATCATGAGATCAGACTCTTCACCGTCATTTTTATTAgttgatatataattaatagtgCCTTCATTTATAGATCGACCAGCAGTTGAAGATAATatcagttttttctttttctgtttTGGTTCTTGTATAAACAAATCATCTAAAGTTCTTTTGTGCTTTATAATAGATGGAGACGTCTCGTCTTCTTCAGATAATGAAGTATAGTAGTTATAGGGTTTAAAGCAATTCTCAACATCTTTCAGATTGTATGTTCCCTGAAAcatactattcaataaatattcaaacaaatttaaacacaCGCTTAAGAATTTTAaccttaaatagtttaaatataataacttacctccattgttgtttattatttcaaactttcAACCACTTCACTTTTGTCGAACTTAGAGCACAATACTAAATCTTTCTACAAGTATCGGGTTATATAGACTGGTAATGGATATCATTATCTAGTTACGATATTCAACTCGAC is a genomic window of Pieris napi chromosome 13, ilPieNapi1.2, whole genome shotgun sequence containing:
- the LOC125055226 gene encoding uncharacterized protein LOC125055226 isoform X2; translated protein: MGNKKRFKSETPLTSTPEASTSNNRGKPLNSVICSVCNMCVSKKYFANHLRSNMHKNNLVKIQHSLKPNVTIYENAFGNRILTYRVTSEHEDNSDFETPDLFLTSVKETIFTLIKNFTEIHTILKINFILYADFVQETKNMTNTFDFQSMNFIVCVEDDLNIFYTSLSKSLVNYVNSFEKKDSGWSLKNILYLDINVNKFNPLRGGSYIDLPHDIKIKKAVVNVKNTDDACFKWALLSALFPVLKNSDRVSSYFKHSNKLKFDNIKFPVKFRDIPKIENLNKISINVFGLEYNEQTRKHIVVGPLYFTKNRMSTHINLLSLTQGKIGHYCFIKNISRLISSQISKSKEAIYLCDFCLLYFRSLERLKNHQKNDCRHIYTQLPSTANNKRNWCGEIVSDCKLNFDKFQRKNKLPFVIYADFEALLSPIASCSNNPTKPSTINIQRHDVYSFGYYIKCSYDDKLSKYLTYTGENCALKFMQFLQEDLKNITKNILFQKPPCPLSFEEQHLIKTYQTCYVCNKNLNGESMVYHDWYTGKFKGVVHNICFEKFRAPLMIPVFLHNLSHYDAHFIVHALNFEEGQVDVLPQNKEKYISFSKILNINNNTLTLRFVDSIKFLPSSLDKLAKNLKTSDFIELSKNYPNSEDFKRLTKKGIFPYEFIKDFDALNHQHLPNKSDFYSTLTASNISDDDYNHAIDVWNHFKCNNMLDYSNLYLKTDVLLLVDIFENFRRVCINTYDLDPAHYFTTPGLSWDAMLKYT
- the LOC125055226 gene encoding uncharacterized protein LOC125055226 isoform X1, translating into MEGVMCECELQNEESVNEELKKNNLQNAFYDSAMVELCGEVEKQLQEQTGRGNKRKPQYDSHMGNKKRFKSETPLTSTPEASTSNNRGKPLNSVICSVCNMCVSKKYFANHLRSNMHKNNLVKIQHSLKPNVTIYENAFGNRILTYRVTSEHEDNSDFETPDLFLTSVKETIFTLIKNFTEIHTILKINFILYADFVQETKNMTNTFDFQSMNFIVCVEDDLNIFYTSLSKSLVNYVNSFEKKDSGWSLKNILYLDINVNKFNPLRGGSYIDLPHDIKIKKAVVNVKNTDDACFKWALLSALFPVLKNSDRVSSYFKHSNKLKFDNIKFPVKFRDIPKIENLNKISINVFGLEYNEQTRKHIVVGPLYFTKNRMSTHINLLSLTQGKIGHYCFIKNISRLISSQISKSKEAIYLCDFCLLYFRSLERLKNHQKNDCRHIYTQLPSTANNKRNWCGEIVSDCKLNFDKFQRKNKLPFVIYADFEALLSPIASCSNNPTKPSTINIQRHDVYSFGYYIKCSYDDKLSKYLTYTGENCALKFMQFLQEDLKNITKNILFQKPPCPLSFEEQHLIKTYQTCYVCNKNLNGESMVYHDWYTGKFKGVVHNICFEKFRAPLMIPVFLHNLSHYDAHFIVHALNFEEGQVDVLPQNKEKYISFSKILNINNNTLTLRFVDSIKFLPSSLDKLAKNLKTSDFIELSKNYPNSEDFKRLTKKGIFPYEFIKDFDALNHQHLPNKSDFYSTLTASNISDDDYNHAIDVWNHFKCNNMLDYSNLYLKTDVLLLVDIFENFRRVCINTYDLDPAHYFTTPGLSWDAMLKYT